In Bremerella cremea, the DNA window TCGCGCATGACTTCTTCCAGAAACCGCATCGTCCCTAGCTCGATATGGCGAGCCTGCCAACGATTCAACAGATGCAAGAGCACCGGAATCGCGACGGCGGCAGTGGCCAGGAGGAATGTGGTTTGCAAAAAGTTCATACTTAGGTCGATCTTCGTACCAGGTAATCAAACAGGACCGCTGCTGGCGGTTTGTCGGTTGTTAGCTCGATGCGGTCAACGCCTTGGTGGACGCACAAATCGGCGAGTTCAGCGCACCAGCGGTCGACTCGTTTCAAATAGGCGGCTCGAATCCCTTCAGCATCGGTCATCAATTGCGCCCCGCCTTCGAGGTCGGTCACGCGTAAGCGTCCCTTTTGCGTGAGGTGACGTTCGCACGGATCGAGCAAGTGAAACAACACCACTTCGTGCCCGCGATGCCGAAGTTGCACTAGTCCGCGTTCGATGGCTGCGGTGTCGTCGACCAAGTCGCTGAATATCGCCACAATCCCGCGATGCCGGGCCAATGCCGAGGCTTGCTCTAACGACTTGCCCAGGGCTGTCACCGGTTGGGCCTGGCTGCGTGATAGCAGCTTCAAGCATTCTTCCCAGCGTCCCGGTTTGGCGGAAGGATCGAGGTAATCGGTAATGCCGTCGTCCATCAAGCCGAGGGCCACGGCGTCGCGCTGCTTCATGGCCAGCCAGGCCAGGGCGGCGGCCAACGTCGCCGCGTAATCGTGCTTGGTCATCGCCCCGTCAACACGACAACGCATCGAACAGCTGGCATCGACCAACAGATACAAGTTCAAGTTGGTTTCTGCATCGAACTCTTTCACGTACAACTTGCGCTGTCGGGCGAAGACCTTCCAATTCACATGCCGTAAGTCGTCGCCTGGGCCATAGCGACGATGGGCCGAGAACTCGACGCTGTAACCGACAAACGGGCTCGGGTGCAGTCCTTGCAGAAATCCTTCGACCACGCCCCGAGCGCGCAGTTCAAGCGAGTTCAGCCGGGCCAGTTCTTCCGGCGGCAGCCAACCAGGGTTGGCTTTGGAATCGGGATTTGCCGGGCGCTCTGCGGAGATCATCACGCTTCTTCCTTCACGGCGGCTAGCAGCTTGTCGATGACGTCGTCGGAATCGATATTGTCGGCGCGACCATGGAAGTTAAGCACCAAGCGATGCCGCAGGACCGGATGCGCGAGCGATTTGACGTCGGCGAAATCAACGTGGTAGCGTCCTTCGAGCACGGCTTTGGCTTTGCCGGCGAGAATCAACGCTTGCCCAGCGCGGGGGCTGGCTCCGTAGGTCACGTACTTCTCAATCACTTCAATCGGCGTCCGTTCGCCCTGTTCGCTGCGCACTGGGCGGGTCGCGTTGACCAAGCGGGCGGCATAATGCACGACATCGTCCGAAACGGGAACACTGCGGACGATCTCTTGCAATCGCAACAAGTCGTCCGAAGAAAGTACCGCTTCAGGCTCAACCGTTTCGCGGCCGGTGGTCCCTCGAATGATCGCGGCCTCTTCGGCGACGGTCGGATAACGGACACGGATGTTGAACATAAACCGATCGACCTGGGCCTCGGGCAGGGGATAGGTTCCTTCCATTTCAATCGGATTTTGCGTGGCGACCACAAAGAAAGGGAGTTCGATTGGGTATGTGGTGTTGCCGATCGAAACTTCGTGTTCCTGCATCGCTTGCAACAGCGCCGCTTGGGTTTTGGGCGGGGTACGATTGACTTCGTCGGCGAGCAGGAAGTTGGTGAAGATCGGTCCTGGCACAAACTTCAAACGATGCCCGCCTCCTCCTTCCCGTTCTTCAATCACATCGGTCCCGGTGATGTCCGATGGCATTAGGTCGGGCGTGAATTGGACTCGCTTGAACTGTAAATCAAGCGTTTTGGCCAACGTGCGAGCCATCAATGTTTTGCCGAGCCCTGGCACCCCATGCAGCAACACGTGGCCGCGACACAAGAGGCCCAAGAGCAGCAAGTCGACCACTTCGTGTTGGCCGACAATGACTTTGCCAATTTCTTCCCGCAATTGCTCGCGGGCATCACGCAGACGCTCGACTTGTTGTAACAGCTTGCCATCGTGCTGGGCGGTGGGATCAATGGTATTGCTCATGGGGTCTTCTCGTGGGCTTGGGCAGCTTCCGTAGGATCTAACAGGCCGTCTTGATCGGCATCTAATTGTTCGAACACTTCGCGCGGACCGAGGAACTCGTCCCAGGTGAGGTCGCCATCTCCGTTGCGGTCCATCCGCTGAAACCAAATCGGTCCGGCTTGGTTGCGTAAGGGGACGGCGGGGGATTGGGCATCAGGGCGGTCGACCCGACCAAACAGGCTGACGCCCCCTCGTTCAAACTCAATCCGAAACGACTTCGCCAGTCGCGAAGGATTGATCGTGTTGTCTTCACCGGCGACGCCAACTAGCCGTTGTTCGCACTCGCGAAGTTCGCGAATCGAGATACGCCCGTCGTCGTTTGCATCGAGCATTTGAAAGAAACCGTTTCCTGTATCGACGAGCGTGGCCTGGCACGAGGTCGAAGCCGCTTCGGCGTAGCTGGTGACGTACTTTAACATCTCGGCGGCGAAAACCCGGTCGTCGTCATCTTCGTCCATCGCGTCGAACAAGTAACGCTCGAACCGTTGATGTTCGGCAATTTCGTCTCGGTCGAGATAACCGTTGGCGTCAACATCGATTAAATTGAACGCGTTTTCTGCATTCCGCCGGGCTTCTTCCACCGGATCACGATATCGATAACTAATGCTCAGCCGCACATTGCCGCGCTCGATTCGTGCCGGCAGTTGCGTTTCGTTTTCTGGCGATACAAGCCGCATGGCCTCGGGCTGCGGTTTGGCTAAATCAACGGTCATCTGCATGTCAGGCTGGGCCTGGGCAATCGAGCCGAGCTCTTGCATGCTCAAGCGGCCATCGTGGTCGGTATCTAAGGCAGCCAAGCGCTGGTCGCTCCAGCCTAGTTCCGGGGCAGAAAGATGTGCGTCGCGATCTTGATCGTAAAGCC includes these proteins:
- a CDS encoding DUF58 domain-containing protein; protein product: MISAERPANPDSKANPGWLPPEELARLNSLELRARGVVEGFLQGLHPSPFVGYSVEFSAHRRYGPGDDLRHVNWKVFARQRKLYVKEFDAETNLNLYLLVDASCSMRCRVDGAMTKHDYAATLAAALAWLAMKQRDAVALGLMDDGITDYLDPSAKPGRWEECLKLLSRSQAQPVTALGKSLEQASALARHRGIVAIFSDLVDDTAAIERGLVQLRHRGHEVVLFHLLDPCERHLTQKGRLRVTDLEGGAQLMTDAEGIRAAYLKRVDRWCAELADLCVHQGVDRIELTTDKPPAAVLFDYLVRRST
- a CDS encoding AAA family ATPase, with the protein product MSNTIDPTAQHDGKLLQQVERLRDAREQLREEIGKVIVGQHEVVDLLLLGLLCRGHVLLHGVPGLGKTLMARTLAKTLDLQFKRVQFTPDLMPSDITGTDVIEEREGGGGHRLKFVPGPIFTNFLLADEVNRTPPKTQAALLQAMQEHEVSIGNTTYPIELPFFVVATQNPIEMEGTYPLPEAQVDRFMFNIRVRYPTVAEEAAIIRGTTGRETVEPEAVLSSDDLLRLQEIVRSVPVSDDVVHYAARLVNATRPVRSEQGERTPIEVIEKYVTYGASPRAGQALILAGKAKAVLEGRYHVDFADVKSLAHPVLRHRLVLNFHGRADNIDSDDVIDKLLAAVKEEA
- a CDS encoding EF-hand domain-containing protein is translated as MIASSILHRRAVAAARVTCLAGLLGVLLVANPLAAAEPAAGQHDMLLLLPTGPIHVRAWITDGGQPLQQVRQNYIQQLVTSLDTDSDGKLSRSETMKHPLFVSGRRYENNPFLDSLRSKRPYTDREIELAVDRVAGQPVAFRQNNTFAEQDLSVFRVLDQNESGLIDRAEMRLAPAQIAERDSDFDQCITFNEFLQDSPDVPADVVIMSVVDTPPTSLHSELLRDASEPVLAARLVRLYDQDRDAHLSAPELGWSDQRLAALDTDHDGRLSMQELGSIAQAQPDMQMTVDLAKPQPEAMRLVSPENETQLPARIERGNVRLSISYRYRDPVEEARRNAENAFNLIDVDANGYLDRDEIAEHQRFERYLFDAMDEDDDDRVFAAEMLKYVTSYAEAASTSCQATLVDTGNGFFQMLDANDDGRISIRELRECEQRLVGVAGEDNTINPSRLAKSFRIEFERGGVSLFGRVDRPDAQSPAVPLRNQAGPIWFQRMDRNGDGDLTWDEFLGPREVFEQLDADQDGLLDPTEAAQAHEKTP